One Tolypothrix bouteillei VB521301 DNA window includes the following coding sequences:
- the hemF gene encoding oxygen-dependent coproporphyrinogen oxidase, which produces MGYHSKNHTQLLTPPGNTLPADSRDRVKQFMQNLQDEICTALEQLDSKARFREDRWERAEGGGGRTRVIREGRVFEQGGINFSEVWGDRLPPSILAQRPEAVGHEFFATGTSMVLHPRNPYVPTVHLNYRYFEAGPIWWFGGGADLTPYYPFAEDAIHFHSSLKSVCDAYHPEYYPTFKRWCDEYFYLKHRQEQRGIGGIFFDYQDASGKLYVGSQTDTPAALYSQQVGTVSRNWEDIFAFVQSCGHAFLPAYLPIAQQRQEIEYGDRQRQFQLYRRGRYAEFNLVYDRGTVFGLQTNGRTESILMSLPPLARWEYCYEVKPGTPEARLTEIFLQPKDWVNEISAQQ; this is translated from the coding sequence ATGGGTTATCATTCAAAGAATCACACACAATTACTGACACCTCCTGGCAATACACTTCCTGCGGATTCACGCGATCGCGTCAAGCAATTTATGCAGAACTTGCAGGACGAGATTTGTACAGCGTTGGAGCAACTTGACTCAAAAGCCCGGTTTCGGGAAGATCGTTGGGAGCGAGCAGAAGGTGGTGGAGGGCGTACCCGCGTGATTCGAGAAGGGCGGGTGTTTGAACAAGGCGGTATTAACTTTTCAGAAGTGTGGGGAGACAGACTACCTCCTTCAATTTTGGCGCAACGTCCAGAAGCCGTCGGACATGAATTTTTTGCTACAGGAACCTCAATGGTGTTGCATCCTCGCAATCCCTACGTGCCAACAGTACATCTCAACTACCGCTACTTTGAAGCGGGTCCAATTTGGTGGTTTGGTGGAGGAGCCGATTTAACACCGTACTACCCCTTTGCAGAAGATGCCATTCACTTTCACTCCTCGCTAAAGTCTGTCTGTGACGCCTATCATCCGGAGTATTATCCAACCTTCAAACGCTGGTGTGATGAATACTTCTATTTGAAACATCGTCAAGAACAACGAGGCATTGGTGGTATCTTCTTTGACTATCAAGATGCGAGTGGAAAGCTTTATGTCGGTTCTCAAACAGATACACCTGCAGCGCTCTACAGTCAGCAAGTAGGAACAGTCTCTCGTAACTGGGAAGATATTTTTGCCTTTGTCCAATCTTGCGGTCATGCCTTTTTACCTGCTTATTTGCCCATTGCACAACAGAGACAAGAAATAGAGTATGGCGATCGCCAACGCCAGTTTCAACTCTACCGTCGAGGTCGTTACGCAGAGTTTAACCTAGTGTATGACAGGGGAACGGTTTTTGGTCTGCAAACCAATGGTAGAACCGAATCCATACTGATGTCCCTACCACCTCTAGCCCGTTGGGAATATTGCTACGAAGTAAAACCAGGTACACCTGAAGCAAGGCTTACCGAAATCTTTCTCCAGCCCAAAGATTGGGTAAATGAGATTTCTGCACAACAATAA
- a CDS encoding universal stress protein — protein MFKKILIALDCSDAGKYVFEQGFTLAKMAGSSLLLLHVLSNEEEGSPYIPVSTFEYYPAMWEQVSDFHQQEWDRWKNKGVEMLRALCAQANIADVNTEFRQIPGNPSRVICDLAQSWNADLIIIGRRGHSGLAELLLGSVSNYVLHHAPCSVHVVQLPLSNKGIEVVKESASVSISK, from the coding sequence ATGTTTAAAAAGATTTTAATTGCATTAGATTGCTCTGACGCAGGCAAATATGTTTTTGAACAAGGCTTTACTTTAGCAAAGATGGCTGGATCTAGTTTACTGTTGCTACACGTTTTATCTAATGAAGAAGAAGGGAGTCCTTATATACCCGTATCCACTTTTGAATACTACCCAGCAATGTGGGAACAAGTCTCAGATTTTCACCAACAGGAGTGGGACAGGTGGAAAAATAAAGGTGTAGAGATGTTGCGAGCATTATGTGCTCAAGCAAACATAGCTGATGTGAACACTGAGTTTAGACAAATTCCTGGCAATCCCAGTCGAGTCATTTGTGACTTAGCTCAGAGTTGGAACGCAGATCTTATTATCATTGGACGTCGAGGTCACTCTGGTTTAGCAGAACTGTTGCTCGGTAGCGTCAGTAATTATGTCCTTCACCACGCTCCTTGTTCAGTTCATGTCGTGCAACTTCCTCTTAGCAATAAAGGAATTGAAGTTGTCAAAGAAAGCGCAAGTGTTTCCATCTCCAAATAA
- a CDS encoding PAS domain-containing hybrid sensor histidine kinase/response regulator encodes MLDPVEIFGVMTSLQQLLNQWKIQLKQVNRQMYQASDEIERRIEKCTAELSQTKVLLQREMENCKQLEAQITFQTYILSKVNDAVIVFDSQNRITSWNQAAEKLYEYKAEEVLGLKLEEVNRYCSSKAEDEQAAYNPLAARGIWQGENIHYKKNGEEIYVESSIGLLTDDNGADRGFLAVVRDVTERKQGEQQCQQLLAQEEAARMDAEAAKSKIFNILDRIADGFLALDCEWRFTYVNRQAAKILHRTQEQLVGKNVWEEFPNAITLAFYREYHRAVTQQVTVEFEEFYPPLNTWFEVHAYPTRDGLSVYFQDITKRKGAEHKINQQANLLDIATDAILVCNLEHQILFWNKSAERLYGWQAGEVVDKNANKLLYKETSPQLEEAILTVLEHGSWQGELSQVPKDCKNIIVQSRWTLVRDRMGQPQSILIVNTDITEKKQLEAQFFRAQRLESLGTLASGIAHDFNNILTPILIIAQLLSHKCFAFDEENRELLKTVEDSSKRGADLVKQILSFAHGTEGKRVHLQVRHLLKEMKRILESTFPKSIEINIDVLTQNLWTIRVDPTQLHQVLLNLCVNARDAMPNGGTLSLLAENVFVDENYARMNLDAKVGSFVAIAISDTGCGIPPEIQERIFEPFFTTKEKSQGTGLGLSTVLGIVKNHGGFVNVHSKLGEGSQFKVYLPASDTQVTQEVCDIRMPTGNGELILIVDDEENIREATKSSLENYNYKILTANDAIGAFSLYTLHKQDISLVLMDIQMPLMDGLNAIRILEKINPSVKIIAISGISHNQKLLEAHSIGVKAFVSKPYMIQELLDTIKCVLSMP; translated from the coding sequence GTGCTAGATCCTGTAGAAATTTTTGGTGTTATGACATCATTACAGCAACTTTTAAACCAGTGGAAGATCCAATTAAAGCAAGTCAATCGGCAAATGTACCAAGCTAGTGATGAAATAGAAAGACGGATAGAAAAATGCACAGCAGAGCTTTCTCAAACAAAGGTGCTACTCCAAAGGGAAATGGAAAATTGCAAGCAATTAGAAGCACAAATCACATTTCAGACTTATATTCTGTCCAAGGTAAATGATGCAGTAATTGTTTTTGATTCTCAAAATCGCATTACTTCTTGGAACCAAGCAGCAGAAAAGTTATATGAGTATAAAGCTGAGGAAGTTCTTGGTCTCAAGTTGGAAGAAGTGAATCGCTATTGCTCGAGCAAAGCAGAGGATGAACAGGCTGCTTACAATCCATTAGCAGCGAGAGGGATTTGGCAAGGAGAGAATATTCATTATAAAAAGAATGGAGAAGAAATTTACGTTGAGTCATCGATTGGCTTATTAACAGATGATAACGGTGCCGATCGCGGTTTTCTTGCTGTAGTCCGCGATGTTACCGAACGCAAACAAGGTGAACAACAGTGCCAACAACTTCTTGCTCAAGAAGAAGCCGCCCGTATGGACGCAGAGGCAGCAAAAAGTAAAATTTTTAATATTCTTGACAGGATTGCTGATGGTTTCTTGGCTCTAGATTGCGAGTGGCGGTTCACCTATGTCAATCGCCAAGCAGCCAAGATCTTGCACAGAACCCAAGAGCAGCTCGTTGGCAAAAACGTTTGGGAGGAATTTCCCAACGCCATTACTCTAGCATTTTATCGCGAGTATCACAGGGCAGTAACACAACAGGTCACTGTTGAATTTGAGGAATTTTACCCGCCACTTAACACTTGGTTTGAAGTACACGCCTATCCCACACGGGATGGCTTATCAGTTTATTTCCAAGACATTACCAAGCGTAAGGGAGCAGAACACAAAATCAACCAGCAAGCAAATTTACTAGATATCGCCACAGACGCCATTCTCGTTTGCAATTTAGAACACCAAATATTATTCTGGAATAAAAGCGCGGAACGTCTGTATGGATGGCAAGCAGGTGAAGTTGTAGATAAAAATGCTAACAAGCTTTTGTATAAGGAAACATCACCTCAACTAGAAGAAGCCATTTTGACTGTTTTGGAACATGGGTCTTGGCAAGGAGAGTTGAGCCAAGTACCAAAAGATTGCAAAAACATCATCGTTCAAAGTCGCTGGACACTAGTACGCGATCGAATGGGACAACCCCAATCAATTCTTATCGTCAACACTGACATCACTGAGAAGAAACAACTTGAAGCGCAGTTTTTCCGCGCACAGCGGCTAGAAAGCCTTGGTACCCTAGCCAGTGGTATCGCTCATGACTTCAACAATATACTGACACCTATTTTGATCATCGCTCAACTGTTGTCACATAAATGTTTTGCTTTTGATGAGGAAAATCGAGAACTCTTGAAAACGGTAGAAGACAGCTCTAAACGCGGTGCAGATCTTGTCAAGCAAATTCTATCGTTTGCACATGGAACTGAAGGCAAGCGCGTTCACCTACAAGTCAGACACTTGTTAAAGGAAATGAAACGAATTCTTGAAAGTACATTTCCAAAATCTATTGAAATTAATATTGATGTACTAACCCAAAATCTTTGGACAATCCGAGTAGACCCCACTCAACTCCATCAGGTTTTGCTAAATCTCTGCGTCAATGCTCGTGATGCCATGCCTAACGGGGGTACTCTTAGTCTTTTGGCTGAGAATGTCTTTGTTGATGAAAACTATGCCAGGATGAATTTAGATGCCAAAGTCGGTTCTTTTGTTGCGATCGCAATCTCAGATACAGGATGTGGCATTCCTCCAGAAATACAAGAGCGTATTTTTGAACCCTTTTTTACAACTAAAGAAAAGAGTCAAGGCACGGGATTGGGTTTATCAACCGTTCTTGGTATCGTTAAGAACCATGGGGGGTTTGTAAACGTACATAGTAAATTGGGCGAAGGCAGCCAATTTAAGGTTTACTTACCAGCTAGTGATACACAGGTAACACAAGAAGTTTGTGATATTAGGATGCCCACAGGAAATGGAGAATTAATTCTCATTGTGGACGACGAAGAAAATATTCGAGAGGCGACAAAAAGCTCACTAGAAAACTATAACTACAAAATCCTAACAGCTAACGATGCTATTGGGGCATTCTCACTCTACACTTTACACAAACAAGATATTAGTTTGGTATTGATGGATATACAGATGCCATTGATGGATGGGCTAAATGCTATTCGCATCTTAGAAAAAATAAATCCCTCGGTCAAAATTATTGCTATTAGTGGGATTTCACACAATCAAAAGCTTCTAGAAGCTCATAGTATTGGTGTGAAAGCATTTGTGTCTAAACCATACATGATACAGGAATTATTGGATACCATTAAATGTGTTTTAAGTATGCCATAA
- a CDS encoding GlsB/YeaQ/YmgE family stress response membrane protein, with the protein MNIIAWIVLGLIAGAIAKAIYPGHQGGGILGTILLGIIGAFVGGSLGVFFSTGQFSLAATTLSIPGIALAVVGALVAIFIWNLFTRRAV; encoded by the coding sequence ATGAACATTATTGCTTGGATTGTTTTAGGTTTGATTGCAGGTGCGATCGCCAAGGCTATTTACCCCGGTCACCAAGGTGGTGGAATTTTGGGAACAATCTTGTTGGGAATTATCGGTGCTTTTGTTGGTGGTAGCTTGGGTGTATTCTTCAGCACGGGACAATTCTCGCTAGCGGCGACTACTCTTAGTATCCCCGGTATCGCGTTAGCAGTTGTTGGTGCTCTTGTGGCTATTTTTATATGGAATTTATTTACCCGTCGTGCGGTGTAA
- a CDS encoding selenium-binding family protein has translation MAHACCGPGYASPEVAMKAEREKILYTIALYTGTGIEEPDYLATIDVDPDSPTYSQIIHRLPMPYIGDELHHFGWNTCSSCHNDTSKSRRFLVIPGIRSSRIYIIDTANAKAPKIHKVIEPEEIREKTNLTAPHTVHCLADGRVMISMLGDREGNGPGGFLLLDGNFEIAGRWESKAEGMRFNYDFWYQPRHNVMVSSEWGSPKTFYPGFDLNDVTEGKYGQHLHFWDWSKRDIIQSVDLGEEGLIPLEVRFHHNPDSTHGFVGAALSSNVWHWHKSNGHWDVEKVIDIPSVEVEGWPIPVPSLITDILISLDDRYVYFSNWLHGDIRQYEIVDPSQPKLTGQVWCGGLLGKGSTVQGKKLAAGPQMLQLSLDGKRLYATNSLFSTWDNQFYPDLSKTGSYLLQIDCDTEKGGLRINENFYVDFGQEPGGPSRAHEMRYPGGDSTSDIWV, from the coding sequence ATGGCTCATGCTTGCTGCGGTCCCGGTTACGCTTCTCCAGAAGTAGCAATGAAAGCAGAACGCGAAAAAATTCTCTATACCATCGCACTATACACGGGTACGGGGATTGAAGAACCAGATTACTTGGCAACTATAGACGTTGACCCAGACTCTCCCACGTACTCTCAAATTATTCATCGCTTACCAATGCCCTATATAGGAGATGAATTGCATCATTTTGGTTGGAACACCTGTAGTTCATGCCACAATGACACAAGTAAATCGCGTCGGTTTTTAGTGATTCCGGGTATACGTTCTAGTAGAATTTACATTATTGACACAGCGAATGCCAAAGCGCCCAAAATTCATAAAGTCATCGAACCAGAAGAAATTCGTGAAAAAACTAACCTGACGGCTCCCCATACAGTCCACTGCCTTGCCGATGGTCGTGTGATGATTTCCATGCTTGGCGATCGCGAAGGTAACGGTCCTGGTGGTTTTCTATTGCTTGATGGAAACTTTGAGATTGCAGGGCGTTGGGAAAGCAAAGCCGAAGGTATGCGCTTTAACTACGATTTTTGGTATCAACCCCGTCATAATGTTATGGTCAGTAGTGAGTGGGGTTCCCCCAAAACATTTTATCCCGGCTTTGACCTAAATGATGTGACGGAGGGAAAATACGGTCAGCACTTGCATTTCTGGGATTGGTCAAAACGTGACATTATTCAAAGTGTTGATTTGGGTGAAGAAGGATTAATTCCCTTGGAAGTTCGTTTTCACCACAATCCCGATAGCACTCACGGATTTGTAGGAGCAGCACTTAGTAGTAATGTTTGGCATTGGCACAAATCCAACGGACATTGGGATGTGGAAAAAGTTATAGATATTCCATCCGTTGAGGTAGAGGGTTGGCCAATTCCCGTGCCATCATTAATTACTGATATTTTAATTTCACTAGACGATCGCTACGTCTATTTTTCCAACTGGCTGCATGGTGATATTCGCCAATATGAGATTGTCGATCCCTCCCAACCCAAATTAACAGGTCAAGTTTGGTGTGGTGGTTTGTTAGGCAAAGGAAGTACAGTACAGGGTAAAAAGCTAGCAGCCGGACCGCAAATGCTACAACTGAGTCTTGATGGCAAGCGGTTGTATGCTACCAACTCTCTGTTTAGTACCTGGGATAACCAGTTTTATCCTGACTTATCTAAGACAGGTTCATACTTGTTACAAATTGACTGTGACACTGAAAAGGGAGGATTAAGAATCAACGAAAATTTCTACGTTGATTTTGGTCAAGAACCAGGAGGTCCGTCTCGCGCTCATGAAATGCGCTATCCGGGCGGCGATTCCACCTCTGATATTTGGGTTTAA
- a CDS encoding response regulator gives MNSLNNATILLVEDEPADVFRVQRAIRKANLPISLEVVSDGEQAVLYLSGEAPYEDRLRYPLPMLMLLDLKLPRLSGFEVLDWLRESTVKHLPVVVLTSSEEQVDIDRAYALGANSYLTKPIDFNTLFEMIQAIGTYWITLNRSPYARAD, from the coding sequence GTGAACAGTCTAAATAATGCAACAATTTTACTTGTTGAAGATGAACCGGCTGATGTTTTTAGAGTGCAAAGAGCTATACGTAAAGCCAATTTACCGATTTCCCTGGAAGTGGTAAGCGATGGGGAACAAGCAGTACTTTATTTAAGCGGAGAAGCACCTTATGAAGATCGTTTGCGCTATCCCTTACCAATGCTCATGTTGCTGGATCTCAAACTCCCCCGGCTTTCTGGTTTTGAAGTTCTAGATTGGTTGAGAGAATCAACGGTAAAACATTTACCAGTGGTAGTTTTGACTTCTTCTGAGGAACAAGTAGATATAGATCGTGCCTATGCTCTCGGAGCTAATTCTTATTTAACCAAGCCTATTGACTTCAATACTTTATTTGAAATGATCCAAGCAATTGGAACTTATTGGATTACGCTCAATCGCTCGCCCTATGCGAGAGCCGATTAG
- a CDS encoding response regulator yields MTGITLQKKTVLVVEDELSDQFLLQRAFGQINQEEFALHVVKTAEDAILYLQGSEPYQERAVYPLPVLIVLDLRLPGMSGLELLKWIKKQPHFNHLPIIALTAFGNRDLPRAYDLGIDFYLLKPVETNTLAEILSGLGIYSHGAEKPENS; encoded by the coding sequence ATGACAGGGATAACATTACAGAAAAAGACTGTTTTAGTTGTAGAAGACGAACTATCTGACCAATTTCTCCTTCAAAGAGCATTTGGTCAAATCAATCAAGAAGAATTTGCTCTTCACGTTGTCAAAACTGCAGAAGACGCAATACTTTATTTGCAGGGATCTGAACCATATCAAGAACGAGCAGTGTACCCCCTACCCGTTTTGATTGTTCTGGATTTAAGACTCCCTGGTATGTCAGGTTTGGAATTGCTGAAATGGATTAAAAAACAACCACATTTCAATCATTTACCTATCATCGCTTTGACTGCTTTTGGCAATCGGGATTTGCCTCGCGCTTATGATTTGGGTATTGACTTTTATTTACTCAAACCCGTAGAAACAAATACGTTAGCTGAAATTTTGTCTGGATTAGGCATATACAGTCACGGTGCTGAAAAACCAGAGAACTCTTAG
- a CDS encoding gamma-glutamylcyclotransferase, with amino-acid sequence MSNQSGHIQYSWVQTYNPDSVNSELQQVQANDSTFYYFAYGSCMCPVDLKRSLGEKTHPYVIGTGTLKGYRLGFYRISPTRKCGVLDVVKDTKTSVRGVLYQLPWRLSDRLDKREDVPQGGYRHEYVDIHCEGRVYKNVRTYVVVDKLSEEVAPNDWYFNIVLRGAVTCGLPEEYCWSLFHHMYQLQQRHQGLCSDRLAL; translated from the coding sequence ATGAGCAACCAATCTGGGCACATTCAATACAGTTGGGTACAAACTTATAATCCTGACAGTGTAAATTCGGAGTTACAACAGGTACAAGCGAACGATTCAACGTTTTATTACTTTGCTTACGGTTCGTGTATGTGTCCTGTTGATTTAAAACGCTCTCTTGGTGAAAAGACGCATCCCTATGTGATTGGTACAGGTACATTGAAAGGATATCGATTGGGATTTTATCGCATCTCGCCAACTCGCAAGTGTGGTGTTTTAGATGTGGTAAAAGACACGAAAACCAGTGTTAGAGGAGTACTTTATCAATTACCTTGGCGCTTGAGCGATCGCTTGGATAAGCGAGAAGATGTCCCCCAAGGAGGTTATCGCCATGAATACGTGGACATTCACTGTGAAGGAAGGGTATACAAAAATGTCCGTACTTATGTTGTCGTTGATAAGCTTTCAGAAGAAGTTGCTCCTAACGACTGGTACTTCAATATTGTTCTCCGAGGTGCTGTCACTTGTGGTTTGCCAGAAGAATACTGCTGGAGTCTCTTTCACCATATGTATCAATTACAACAACGCCATCAAGGACTGTGCAGCGATCGCCTAGCGTTGTGA
- a CDS encoding glycoside hydrolase family 10 protein, translating to MIRQARRNKVFLAFLVAITFVTAVISSFPSFAQNNLRPQTFELRGVWLTNIDSNVLFDRNRLQDALQTLKNLNFNTVYPTIWNWGYTLYPSKVAQKVIGRSLDPVPGLQGRDMLKEVVEGGHRKGLTVIPWFEFGFMAPADSQLAKNRPQWLTSRQDGSKIWKEGTHDRVWLNPFLPQVQQFIQELIVEAVKNYDIDGIQFDDHFGLPSELGYDPYTIALYKKEHNGKAPPKNSKDPEWVQWRANKITDYMKRVFTAIKAAKKTCLVSIAPNPQRFSYEFFLADWARWERMGLVEDLVIQVYRNDLNVFVSELEYPEVKIARSHIPVSIGIITGLKGKYVPIQQIQTQVQKVRERKFVGVSFFFYETLWNMAGEKPQQRQLAFKNIFPQPVAYPNLLAGWKP from the coding sequence ATGATAAGGCAAGCTCGTAGAAACAAAGTCTTCTTAGCATTCTTGGTTGCTATAACCTTTGTGACTGCGGTGATATCCTCATTTCCCTCATTTGCTCAAAATAATTTGCGTCCGCAGACATTTGAGTTACGCGGAGTCTGGTTAACTAATATAGACAGTAACGTATTGTTCGATCGCAATCGGCTTCAAGATGCTTTGCAAACTCTGAAAAACCTAAACTTCAATACGGTGTATCCCACTATTTGGAATTGGGGTTACACGCTCTATCCAAGTAAGGTAGCACAAAAAGTGATTGGGCGATCGCTAGACCCAGTTCCCGGACTGCAAGGTCGAGATATGCTCAAGGAAGTTGTTGAAGGCGGTCATAGAAAAGGCTTAACAGTCATTCCCTGGTTTGAGTTTGGCTTTATGGCACCCGCCGATTCACAATTAGCTAAAAATCGTCCTCAGTGGCTCACAAGTCGTCAAGATGGCAGCAAGATCTGGAAAGAAGGTACCCATGACCGAGTTTGGTTAAATCCCTTTCTCCCGCAAGTACAACAATTTATACAAGAATTAATTGTTGAAGCTGTAAAAAACTACGATATTGACGGCATTCAATTCGACGATCACTTCGGTTTACCTTCGGAATTGGGGTACGATCCCTATACAATTGCATTGTACAAAAAAGAACATAATGGCAAAGCTCCTCCAAAAAATTCAAAAGACCCTGAATGGGTACAGTGGAGAGCAAATAAAATAACTGACTACATGAAACGCGTTTTTACAGCTATCAAAGCAGCCAAAAAAACGTGCTTGGTTTCAATAGCACCAAACCCCCAACGTTTCTCCTACGAATTTTTCTTAGCAGACTGGGCGCGTTGGGAAAGGATGGGGCTGGTTGAAGATTTAGTTATCCAAGTCTATCGCAACGATCTAAATGTCTTTGTGAGCGAATTAGAGTACCCAGAAGTCAAAATAGCCCGAAGCCATATTCCTGTCAGCATAGGAATTATTACTGGATTAAAAGGCAAATATGTTCCCATACAACAAATACAGACTCAAGTCCAAAAAGTGAGAGAACGCAAGTTTGTTGGAGTTTCCTTCTTCTTCTATGAAACTCTTTGGAATATGGCTGGTGAAAAGCCACAACAACGACAGTTAGCCTTCAAAAATATCTTTCCTCAACCTGTTGCCTATCCAAATCTGCTCGCAGGTTGGAAACCATAA
- a CDS encoding site-2 protease family protein, which produces MLTSSETPIIATIVLVAFGILGWGFYRAKPYGKLGILAWLQSVVLMTPWLLFFGLFAAGVYINIVSILFLLIVSAGVYIYIGRQLRAAGQDAILKQRATERLASVASQERGITNNSTSPATVAQVELEVMPIPEEDLSVIKSIFGIDTFFTTETIAYQEGAIFKGNLRGDAEKVHTQLSESLHERLGNKYRLFLVENTDGKPVMIVLPSRNDPRPMTVPQRIFGVILVLATIATSLETGGLLLNFDFFSTPARFQEALPISAGIITILVAHEIGHWLLARRHQVRLSWPYFLPAVQIGSFGAITRFESLIPNRKVLFDISLAGPATGGIISLLMLVTGLLLSHPGSLFQLPNEFFSSSILVGTLSRVILGSTLQSAIVDIHPLVVIGWLGLVITALNLMPAGQLDGGRIVQAIYGRKIAGRATVATLIVLALVSLGTPLAMYWAIVILFLQRDLERPSLNEISEPDDARAALGLLALFLMVATLLPLTPALAGRLGIG; this is translated from the coding sequence ATGTTAACTTCATCAGAAACACCTATTATTGCCACAATTGTGCTGGTCGCTTTTGGAATCTTGGGTTGGGGCTTTTATCGCGCCAAACCATATGGCAAACTAGGAATCCTTGCCTGGTTACAGTCGGTCGTGCTGATGACTCCCTGGTTATTGTTTTTTGGGTTGTTTGCCGCAGGAGTTTATATCAACATAGTGAGTATTTTGTTCTTGTTGATAGTTTCTGCAGGAGTGTACATTTATATCGGGAGACAGCTACGCGCTGCTGGTCAAGATGCGATTCTCAAACAACGAGCAACTGAAAGGCTGGCTTCTGTTGCCTCACAAGAACGTGGCATTACAAATAACTCCACAAGTCCGGCTACTGTTGCTCAAGTTGAACTTGAGGTAATGCCAATTCCAGAAGAAGATTTGAGTGTTATCAAAAGTATCTTTGGTATAGATACCTTTTTTACGACAGAAACGATTGCTTACCAAGAAGGTGCCATCTTTAAAGGTAATCTCCGAGGAGATGCAGAAAAAGTACATACTCAGTTGAGTGAAAGTCTACACGAGCGCCTGGGAAATAAGTACCGTCTTTTTTTAGTGGAAAACACAGATGGCAAACCTGTGATGATTGTCCTCCCATCCCGTAACGATCCCCGCCCAATGACTGTACCGCAAAGAATCTTTGGGGTTATCTTGGTGCTAGCAACCATTGCTACAAGTTTAGAAACAGGTGGATTGTTACTAAATTTTGATTTCTTCTCAACCCCGGCACGATTTCAGGAAGCTTTGCCCATTAGCGCGGGTATCATAACAATCTTAGTAGCTCATGAAATTGGTCATTGGTTACTTGCTCGCCGTCATCAAGTCCGCTTAAGTTGGCCTTACTTTCTCCCTGCGGTGCAAATTGGTTCATTTGGTGCGATCACCCGTTTTGAATCTTTAATACCCAACCGTAAGGTTCTCTTTGATATTTCTTTAGCAGGACCAGCTACAGGAGGAATTATTTCTCTGTTGATGCTCGTGACAGGGTTACTACTTTCCCATCCAGGTAGTTTGTTTCAACTACCAAACGAATTTTTTTCAAGTTCGATTTTGGTAGGAACCCTATCGCGGGTTATTCTTGGATCTACTTTACAGTCTGCCATAGTAGATATACATCCTCTAGTCGTTATTGGTTGGCTGGGGTTAGTTATTACCGCTCTTAATTTAATGCCTGCAGGTCAACTAGATGGTGGTCGCATCGTACAAGCTATTTACGGACGCAAAATTGCAGGAAGAGCAACAGTAGCAACATTAATTGTGCTGGCGTTAGTTTCTCTGGGAACTCCTCTTGCCATGTATTGGGCAATTGTAATTTTGTTTTTACAAAGGGATTTAGAACGTCCCAGCTTAAATGAAATTAGCGAACCAGATGACGCACGCGCTGCTTTAGGTCTGTTAGCGTTGTTCTTGATGGTAGCCACTCTGCTACCCTTAACTCCTGCTTTAGCAGGACGTTTGGGAATTGGCTAA